Proteins from one Catenuloplanes atrovinosus genomic window:
- a CDS encoding pectate lyase: protein MTGSAIAAVGAAVMLSLPQAWAADGNLSLGGGADGSSKAGGTSYGNVKDGSTSTYWSPSGATGYVSVKWSSATSVNRVVIQQASGGGSITGWRLLNADSGAVLASGSGSPGTISFAATSLKKVTLDITGASSAPRIAEFETYSGGGSTPTTAPTTGGPVPTPTGGAGTPTGAWPSSAGSVSISGTVSVSGTFDGGMKTYCCIGDGGQSESQDPMFSIANGGTLQNVILGSPAGDGVHCEGTCTLRNVWWNDIGEDAATFKGTGGGTSYVIGGGARSGSDKTFQHNGNGTVSISGFYLKGSGKLYRACGNCSTSHQRHVRIDNVLLDDIDMVAGINSNWGDTATITRVTLVGSATVCGKYQGVSKGNEPSYLGEGWNDANCKVNRSDITYR, encoded by the coding sequence GTGACCGGAAGTGCCATCGCGGCGGTCGGCGCCGCGGTCATGCTGTCGCTGCCCCAGGCCTGGGCCGCGGACGGCAACCTGAGCCTCGGCGGCGGCGCCGACGGCTCCAGCAAGGCCGGCGGCACCAGCTACGGCAACGTCAAGGACGGCAGCACTAGCACGTACTGGTCGCCGAGCGGCGCGACCGGCTACGTGTCGGTCAAGTGGAGCAGCGCCACCTCGGTCAACCGGGTCGTCATCCAGCAGGCGTCCGGCGGCGGGTCGATCACCGGGTGGCGGCTGCTCAACGCGGACAGCGGCGCCGTGCTCGCCAGCGGCAGCGGCAGCCCGGGCACCATCTCCTTCGCCGCCACCTCGCTGAAGAAGGTCACGCTGGACATCACCGGCGCGTCGAGCGCGCCACGGATCGCCGAGTTCGAGACGTACTCCGGCGGCGGCTCCACACCGACGACCGCCCCGACCACCGGCGGCCCGGTGCCGACGCCCACGGGCGGCGCCGGCACCCCGACCGGCGCGTGGCCGTCCTCGGCCGGCTCGGTGTCGATCTCCGGCACGGTCAGCGTGTCCGGCACGTTCGACGGCGGGATGAAGACCTACTGCTGCATCGGCGACGGCGGGCAGAGCGAGTCCCAGGACCCGATGTTCTCCATCGCGAACGGCGGCACGCTGCAGAACGTCATCCTCGGCTCCCCCGCCGGTGACGGCGTGCACTGCGAGGGCACCTGCACACTGCGCAACGTCTGGTGGAACGACATCGGCGAGGACGCCGCCACGTTCAAGGGCACCGGCGGCGGCACCTCGTACGTGATCGGCGGCGGCGCCCGGTCCGGCAGCGACAAGACGTTCCAGCACAACGGCAACGGCACCGTGAGCATCAGCGGCTTCTACCTCAAGGGCTCCGGCAAGCTGTACCGGGCCTGCGGCAACTGCTCGACCTCGCATCAGCGGCACGTGAGAATCGACAACGTGCTGCTGGACGACATCGACATGGTCGCCGGCATCAACAGCAACTGGGGCGACACCGCCACCATCACCCGGGTCACGCTGGTCGGCTCGGCCACGGTGTGCGGCAAGTACCAGGGCGTCAGCAAGGGCAACGAGCCCTCCTACCTCGGCGAGGGCTGGAACGACGCCAACTGCAAGGTCAACCGCAGCGACATCACCTATCGATAG
- a CDS encoding effector-associated constant component EACC1 gives MNGPFEVSIRVDDQPSLYRWLTLDPDVRRHATVTLPSAPPRPGGMGGALDVINVVLGNGIALSSLLVAVSAWRESRPRPPVTRIERGDVSITIEDASPETVRRIVDALGDPPAEPGDGAL, from the coding sequence GTGAATGGGCCGTTCGAGGTGTCGATCCGGGTCGACGACCAGCCGTCTCTCTACCGCTGGCTGACGCTCGATCCCGACGTGCGGCGCCACGCCACGGTCACGCTGCCGTCCGCGCCGCCGCGCCCCGGCGGGATGGGCGGCGCCCTCGACGTCATCAACGTGGTTCTCGGCAACGGCATCGCGCTGAGCAGCCTGCTCGTCGCGGTGTCCGCGTGGCGGGAGTCCCGGCCCCGGCCGCCGGTGACCCGGATCGAGCGCGGCGACGTCAGCATCACCATCGAGGACGCCTCGCCGGAGACCGTGCGCCGGATCGTCGACGCGCTCGGCGACCCGCCGGCGGAGCCGGGCGATGGCGCTCTCTGA
- a CDS encoding caspase family protein, with product MALSDPGASRAVLIGVHSYARMPDLPAVARNLADLRAALTDHRTWGLPDGHCRVVAAPRDAEAILDAVTKAGEQATDTLLVYYAGHGLTDPHSDELHLTLPGSNPQFSATALRYDDLRRAIRNPLVRARRTVVILDCCYSGRALDGGMGATPTTEQTVTEGSHVLTAAGPTRRAWSPPGERHTAFTGELIRALTNGIPDGPELLSTDVVYRHVHTELRAKGRPEPQQANRNAGGDIVIARNRAVPGAPPPPPPPWWRRIRFPARTPISLAVVVALAAVTAIAWRLWDGARAPDTALPDTVHACRAAGTVPPGAAAAYGCRYHDGRPTAVAVYPNSAALDTAYDTVRDGARGVRSTGDCTTEEDAEHRYPVTGTAAGRVLCTSCADGTSIVWTDDDTLALLRIDAPATERVALRESWNRMVASPPAFPSPAEKKLIGMGVGTGCKRAGISELDDFPGAIAAVACIGERGQPATYFQFESLAGLQRAMTDHLPGDGDLAVESCSGGEEPDYTGGRRYDVRSVYLGVVLCYAAVDGNHIVEWSVEPLLVAGRIAGSVAASLVDWWTSYRAPPTELVVQTLNRQVGFPNEAEKALLALIPEPSRKDCMRPSEEFKGQHVGGYAVSAAVVCRAGTGPPIIFYYQFTNKKDLTENYAPDAGPDGDCTASDTAVTGESAYSRGGTTGRLRCEDQDGSLARFWTDERRLIFGLAFQGRDAKVMAEWWEHDAGPL from the coding sequence ATGGCGCTCTCTGATCCTGGCGCCTCCCGCGCCGTCCTGATCGGCGTCCACTCCTACGCCCGGATGCCGGACCTGCCCGCGGTCGCGCGCAACCTGGCCGATCTGCGCGCGGCGCTCACCGACCACCGGACCTGGGGACTGCCCGACGGACATTGCCGCGTCGTCGCTGCGCCGCGCGACGCGGAGGCGATCCTCGACGCCGTGACCAAGGCGGGAGAGCAGGCGACGGACACGCTGCTCGTCTACTACGCCGGCCACGGCCTCACCGACCCGCACAGCGACGAGTTGCACCTGACGCTGCCCGGCTCCAACCCCCAGTTCAGCGCGACGGCGCTGCGGTACGACGATCTTCGGCGGGCGATCCGGAACCCGCTGGTCCGCGCGCGCCGCACGGTGGTGATCCTGGACTGCTGCTACAGCGGGCGCGCGCTCGACGGCGGCATGGGCGCCACCCCCACCACCGAGCAGACCGTGACCGAGGGCAGCCACGTGCTGACCGCCGCCGGTCCGACCAGGAGGGCCTGGTCACCGCCGGGTGAGCGGCACACCGCCTTCACCGGGGAGCTCATCCGGGCGCTCACCAACGGCATTCCCGACGGGCCCGAGTTGCTGAGCACCGATGTCGTCTACCGCCATGTCCACACGGAACTGCGGGCGAAGGGCCGTCCGGAGCCGCAACAGGCGAACCGTAACGCCGGCGGCGACATCGTCATCGCCCGCAACCGCGCCGTACCCGGCGCGCCGCCACCGCCGCCGCCGCCGTGGTGGCGGCGGATCCGGTTCCCGGCCCGCACGCCGATCTCACTGGCCGTGGTGGTGGCGCTGGCGGCAGTGACCGCGATCGCCTGGCGGCTGTGGGACGGAGCCCGCGCGCCGGACACCGCGCTGCCGGACACCGTGCACGCCTGCCGGGCCGCCGGGACGGTGCCGCCCGGCGCCGCTGCCGCCTACGGCTGCCGCTACCACGACGGCCGTCCCACCGCCGTGGCCGTCTACCCGAACTCGGCCGCGCTCGACACCGCCTACGACACGGTGCGCGACGGCGCCCGGGGCGTCCGGAGCACCGGCGACTGCACGACGGAGGAGGACGCCGAGCACCGCTATCCGGTCACCGGCACCGCGGCCGGCCGCGTGCTGTGCACCAGCTGCGCCGACGGCACCAGCATCGTGTGGACCGACGACGACACGCTCGCGCTGCTCCGCATCGACGCGCCGGCCACGGAGCGGGTGGCGCTCCGGGAGTCCTGGAACCGGATGGTGGCGTCGCCGCCCGCGTTCCCGTCCCCCGCCGAGAAGAAGCTGATCGGCATGGGTGTCGGCACCGGGTGCAAACGGGCCGGCATCAGTGAGCTGGACGACTTCCCTGGCGCGATCGCCGCAGTCGCCTGCATCGGCGAGCGCGGCCAGCCCGCCACCTACTTCCAGTTCGAGTCGCTGGCGGGGCTGCAGCGGGCGATGACCGACCACCTGCCCGGCGACGGCGACCTCGCCGTCGAGAGCTGCTCCGGCGGCGAGGAGCCGGACTACACCGGCGGCCGACGGTACGACGTACGCAGCGTCTACCTCGGAGTGGTGCTGTGCTATGCCGCCGTCGACGGCAACCACATCGTCGAGTGGAGCGTCGAGCCCTTACTCGTCGCCGGACGCATCGCGGGCAGCGTGGCCGCGTCTCTGGTCGACTGGTGGACGAGTTACCGGGCCCCGCCGACCGAGCTGGTCGTGCAGACGCTCAATCGTCAGGTCGGGTTCCCGAACGAGGCCGAGAAGGCGCTGCTGGCCCTGATCCCCGAGCCGTCCAGGAAGGACTGCATGCGCCCGTCGGAGGAGTTCAAGGGACAGCACGTCGGAGGGTATGCCGTGTCCGCGGCCGTGGTGTGCCGGGCCGGCACAGGACCGCCGATCATCTTCTATTACCAGTTCACGAACAAGAAGGACCTCACCGAGAACTACGCCCCGGACGCCGGACCGGACGGCGACTGCACCGCCTCCGACACCGCGGTCACCGGCGAATCGGCCTACTCACGCGGCGGCACCACCGGCCGGCTGCGATGCGAGGATCAGGACGGCAGCCTGGCCCGGTTCTGGACCGACGAGCGGCGGCTCATCTTCGGGCTCGCGTTCCAGGGCAGAGACGCCAAAGTCATGGCGGAGTGGTGGGAGCACGACGCGGGCCCGCTCTGA
- a CDS encoding DUF998 domain-containing protein — MTLLTAVPAAAPERPPSRPSRLLIAGLVAGPLFTAMFLAEGALRGGGYSPLRHPVSSLALGPQGWRQVTAFIAAGLLVVLFSIGLRRSLRPGPGSLVVPPLVAIWGIGLIGAGVFPTDPVGGYPTAATPATWHGQLHDLAFSLPGFTALALAMLTASVAFARRGSIWFAAYSALSSVAFAVLFAFATMGFSGVAPWTSAAGLWQRLCVSVGWLWLFLFAVDRRRATR; from the coding sequence ATGACGCTGCTGACCGCCGTGCCGGCGGCCGCTCCTGAGCGGCCACCTTCCCGCCCCAGCCGACTGCTCATCGCCGGTCTTGTCGCCGGTCCTCTGTTCACCGCGATGTTCCTCGCGGAAGGCGCGCTCCGCGGCGGCGGATACTCCCCGCTCCGGCATCCGGTCAGCTCGCTCGCTCTGGGACCGCAGGGCTGGCGGCAGGTGACCGCCTTCATCGCCGCCGGCCTGCTGGTGGTCCTGTTCTCGATCGGTCTGCGGCGCAGTCTGCGCCCCGGGCCCGGTTCGCTGGTCGTGCCGCCGCTCGTGGCGATATGGGGCATCGGGCTGATCGGCGCGGGCGTTTTTCCCACCGACCCCGTGGGGGGCTACCCGACGGCCGCGACTCCGGCCACCTGGCACGGACAACTGCACGATCTCGCATTCTCGCTGCCCGGCTTCACCGCGCTGGCCCTTGCCATGCTGACCGCGAGCGTCGCGTTCGCGCGTCGCGGATCGATCTGGTTCGCCGCCTACTCGGCTCTGAGTTCGGTGGCGTTCGCTGTGCTGTTCGCCTTCGCGACGATGGGCTTCTCCGGCGTCGCCCCGTGGACCTCCGCCGCAGGACTCTGGCAGCGGCTGTGCGTGTCCGTCGGCTGGCTCTGGCTCTTCCTTTTCGCCGTCGACCGCCGCCGGGCGACCCGCTGA
- a CDS encoding ZIP family metal transporter, translating to MLEAAFWGFVGGFALVLGAVLGLVRPVPERVVGVVMAFGAGVLISTVSFDLVEEAFTEAGAVPVGIGILAGALTFFAGDAIVDRRGGDRRKHPAANAGGAALALVLGAMLDGIPESAAIGVSLLGGGTVSVAVVAGVFLSNVPESLSAAVGLRASGRSARWILSLWCGVTVVCAVAAALGYLLLGGAGPATVAVVQAFAAGAILTMLADTMVPVAVKYSGPLVGIITCAGFLLAFMLTHA from the coding sequence GTGCTGGAGGCTGCGTTCTGGGGGTTCGTCGGCGGTTTCGCGCTCGTCCTCGGGGCCGTGCTGGGGCTGGTGCGGCCGGTGCCGGAGCGGGTGGTCGGCGTGGTCATGGCGTTCGGGGCCGGCGTGCTGATCTCGACGGTCTCGTTCGACCTGGTCGAGGAGGCGTTCACCGAGGCGGGCGCGGTTCCGGTCGGGATCGGCATCCTGGCCGGTGCGCTGACGTTCTTCGCCGGGGACGCGATCGTCGACCGGCGCGGCGGTGACCGGCGCAAGCATCCGGCGGCGAACGCCGGGGGCGCCGCGCTCGCCCTGGTGCTGGGCGCGATGCTGGACGGCATCCCGGAGTCGGCCGCGATCGGCGTCTCGCTGCTCGGCGGCGGCACGGTCAGCGTGGCGGTGGTCGCCGGGGTGTTCCTGTCCAACGTGCCCGAGTCACTCTCCGCCGCCGTCGGCCTGCGCGCCTCCGGCCGTTCGGCACGCTGGATCCTCTCCCTCTGGTGCGGCGTGACCGTCGTCTGCGCCGTGGCCGCCGCCCTGGGCTACCTGCTGCTCGGCGGCGCCGGCCCGGCCACGGTCGCGGTCGTGCAGGCCTTCGCCGCCGGCGCGATCCTGACCATGCTGGCCGACACGATGGTCCCGGTGGCCGTGAAATACTCCGGCCCGCTGGTCGGCATCATCACCTGCGCGGGCTTCCTGCTGGCCTTCATGCTCACCCACGCCTAG
- a CDS encoding AfsR/SARP family transcriptional regulator, which translates to MTSGGIRFALLGPVRAWDGATELPLGSPQQRTVLAALLLREGAMVTVDELVAAVWGDEPPRSAINTVRTYLSRLRTLLRDAATIVSVGGGYALPVDREATDVTVFHAHVAEAREARRRGDPEATADALRAAVALHRGRPLSGAGGPYADAQRTRLEQQMLAARIDLLAAEVDLGHAEEAIPELVALADEHPLRERVHELLMLALYQAGRQADALAVYQDVRLLLADELGIDPGAGLQSAHRRILAADPDLVLPAVHPAATTPRTPIPRSGSQRPGGVAAPLRPRRHRRRTGL; encoded by the coding sequence ATGACATCCGGGGGGATACGTTTCGCGCTGCTCGGGCCGGTTCGGGCCTGGGACGGCGCCACCGAGCTGCCGCTCGGTTCACCGCAGCAGCGCACCGTGCTGGCCGCGCTGCTGCTGCGCGAGGGCGCCATGGTCACCGTCGACGAGCTCGTCGCGGCCGTCTGGGGGGACGAGCCGCCACGCAGCGCCATCAACACGGTGCGCACCTACCTGTCCCGGCTGCGCACGCTGCTGCGTGACGCCGCCACCATCGTCTCCGTCGGCGGCGGCTACGCGCTGCCGGTCGATCGTGAGGCCACCGATGTAACCGTTTTCCATGCGCACGTGGCCGAGGCCCGCGAGGCCCGCCGCCGCGGGGACCCGGAGGCCACCGCCGACGCGCTGCGCGCCGCCGTCGCCCTGCACCGCGGCCGGCCGCTCTCCGGCGCCGGCGGCCCGTACGCCGACGCCCAGCGCACCCGCCTCGAACAGCAGATGCTGGCCGCCCGCATCGACCTGCTGGCCGCCGAGGTCGACCTCGGCCACGCCGAGGAGGCGATCCCGGAACTGGTCGCGCTCGCCGACGAGCACCCGCTCCGCGAACGCGTCCACGAACTGCTGATGCTCGCGCTCTACCAGGCCGGCCGCCAGGCCGACGCGCTCGCCGTCTACCAGGACGTCCGCCTGCTCCTCGCGGACGAACTCGGCATCGACCCGGGAGCCGGCCTCCAGTCCGCCCACCGCCGCATCCTCGCCGCCGACCCGGACCTGGTGCTCCCGGCCGTCCACCCGGCCGCCACCACCCCACGCACCCCGATCCCTCGATCCGGCAGCCAGCGCCCCGGCGGCGTCGCCGCCCCACTGCGCCCACGCCGCCACCGCCGAAGGACCGGCCTCTAA
- a CDS encoding AMP-binding protein — MTTPAAPVRPADILSAVLSNDSHAVAIRYGDRSWTWRAFTARVRAAAGMLHGLGVLRGDRVAHLAGNGPATLEIALACAWIGAVYVPIGGRTTEGEAAYIVDDAAAPVLLCGDGRAERMGRVRVLMPHLRELVDMERSYELLLAEAPATVRRTDVADDDPFCQLYGPGRDGFPRGAVLTHAAMASVCDALADAIGLTPSGVNLVVTPMSRVAALSQALMGVRHGAQTVIMPDVSAAAVLDVIESLRVTHTFVVPTLLAAMAAEPGAAGRDLSSLVNLAYGAAPMPPSMIRAVESVLHANLLQVYGVTEAAGATTVLRAADHADSVRVASAGRPLPGVRLRIRDPRSGEGIPDGVVGEVWVSSPRAMTSYWRQPEETAAVMTPDGWLRTGDTGYLDADGYLYLVGRVREAAA, encoded by the coding sequence ATGACCACCCCGGCCGCACCGGTCCGCCCCGCCGACATCCTGTCGGCCGTTCTCTCCAACGACTCGCACGCCGTGGCCATCCGGTACGGCGACCGCAGTTGGACGTGGCGCGCGTTCACGGCGCGGGTGCGGGCCGCGGCCGGCATGCTGCACGGGCTGGGCGTGCTGCGCGGCGACCGGGTGGCGCACCTGGCCGGTAACGGCCCGGCCACGCTGGAGATCGCGCTGGCGTGCGCCTGGATCGGCGCGGTCTACGTGCCGATCGGCGGGCGGACCACGGAGGGCGAGGCCGCGTACATCGTGGACGACGCCGCCGCGCCGGTGCTGCTGTGCGGCGACGGGCGCGCGGAGCGGATGGGCCGGGTACGCGTGCTGATGCCGCACCTGCGCGAGCTGGTCGACATGGAGCGCAGTTACGAGCTGCTGCTGGCGGAAGCGCCGGCCACCGTCCGCCGGACCGATGTCGCCGACGACGACCCGTTCTGCCAGCTCTACGGGCCCGGCCGGGACGGTTTCCCGCGCGGCGCGGTGCTCACGCACGCGGCGATGGCGTCGGTCTGCGACGCGCTGGCGGACGCGATCGGCCTGACGCCGTCCGGGGTGAACCTGGTGGTGACGCCGATGTCCCGGGTGGCCGCGCTGTCCCAGGCGCTGATGGGGGTACGGCACGGCGCGCAGACCGTGATCATGCCGGACGTGTCCGCGGCCGCGGTGCTGGACGTGATCGAGTCGCTGCGGGTGACGCACACGTTCGTGGTGCCGACGCTGCTGGCCGCGATGGCCGCGGAGCCGGGCGCCGCCGGCCGGGACCTGAGCAGCCTGGTCAACCTGGCCTACGGCGCCGCGCCGATGCCGCCGTCGATGATCCGCGCGGTCGAGTCCGTGCTGCACGCGAACCTGTTGCAGGTGTACGGCGTGACGGAGGCGGCCGGCGCGACGACCGTGCTGCGCGCGGCCGACCACGCGGACTCGGTGCGGGTGGCGTCCGCGGGCCGGCCGCTGCCGGGCGTGCGGCTGCGGATCCGGGACCCGCGCAGCGGCGAGGGCATCCCGGACGGCGTGGTCGGTGAGGTGTGGGTGTCCTCGCCGCGCGCGATGACGTCGTACTGGCGGCAGCCGGAGGAGACCGCGGCGGTGATGACGCCGGACGGCTGGCTGCGCACCGGCGACACCGGCTACCTGGACGCGGACGGATACCTCTATCTGGTCGGCCGGGTCAGGGAGGCGGCAGCATAG